The Candidatus Cloacimonadota bacterium genome has a segment encoding these proteins:
- the rpsT gene encoding 30S ribosomal protein S20 yields MPNHKSCEKRLRQEKKRAARNHYVKATIKTLDKKLRSDLPIEEKEKLLSEVYSKLDKAAKRNVIHKRTASRRKARLAAYFNEVKAEKTEKAV; encoded by the coding sequence ATGCCTAATCATAAATCTTGTGAAAAAAGATTGAGACAGGAAAAGAAAAGAGCGGCACGCAATCATTATGTGAAAGCAACGATCAAAACTTTAGACAAAAAATTAAGAAGCGATCTGCCGATCGAGGAAAAAGAGAAATTATTATCTGAAGTATATTCCAAACTGGATAAAGCAGCGAAAAGAAATGTTATTCACAAAAGAACTGCTTCCCGCAGGAAAGCCAGATTAGCTGCATATTTCAACGAAGTGAAAGCAGAGAAGACTGAAAAAGCGGTATAA